The following are encoded in a window of Cervus canadensis isolate Bull #8, Minnesota chromosome 11, ASM1932006v1, whole genome shotgun sequence genomic DNA:
- the RIC3 gene encoding protein RIC-3 isoform X4, with amino-acid sequence MCCTSFTSQLSRGKSTPEDRKCPTATPGNTHRKITNFELVQLQEKLKETEEAMEKLINRVGPNGESRAQTVTSDQEKRLLHQLREITRVMKEGKFIDRSTPEKEAEEAPYMEDWEGYPEETYPIYDLSDCIKHRQETILVDYPDSKEPSAEEMAERMGVLEEEVSDRVGWAMPTEPRAQEDNSVTSCDLEPEPCSCWSPEEEDPAVLAENAGFGANSYSEQEETTNEVWPYDLRDAGSGISADKADPGGMLRKRHPQGLE; translated from the exons ATGTGCTGTACCTCCTTCACTTCTCAGCTCTCAAGGGGGAAAAGTACTCCAGAGGATCGGAAGTGCCCTACTGCCACACCTGGAAATACCCACAGGAAAATTA CCAATTTTGAGCTTGTTCAACTGcaagaaaaactgaaggaaacagaggaagccaTGGAAAAATTAATCAACAGAGTGGGGCCTAATGGTGAGAG CAGAGCACAGACTGTGACTTCTGACCAAGAAAAACGATTGCTGCATCAGCTCCGAGAAATCACCAGGGtcatgaaagaaggaaaattcatTGATAGATCCACTCCAGAGAAAGAAGCTGAGGAGGCCCCTTATATGGAGGACTGGGAAG GTTATCCCGAAGAGACTTATCCAATTTATGACCTTTCAGATTGCATCAAGCATAGGCAAGAAACCATCCTGGTGGATTACCCTGACTCAAAAGAGCCCTCTGCTGAAGAAATGGCTGAAAGAATGGGAGTGCTAGAAGAGGAAGTATCAGACCGTGTGGGTTGGGCAATGCCTACTGAGCCCAGAGCTCAGGAAGATAATTCTGTTACCTCATGTGACCTAGAGCCAGAACCATGTTCCTGCTGGTCTCCTGAAGAAGAGGATCCCGCCGTCTTGGCAGAGAATGCTGGATTTGGTGCAAACAGTTACAGTGAGCAGGAGGAAACCACCAATGAAGTGTGGCCCTATGACTTGAGAGATGCAGGGTCAGGCATCAGTGCAGATAAAGCAGATCCAGGTGGCATGCTGAGGAAGCGGCATCCCCAGGGTTTAGAGTGA